From one Deltaproteobacteria bacterium genomic stretch:
- a CDS encoding helix-turn-helix domain-containing protein yields MEKKEQRLLRKITEGASKPSFGEYLKRERELREISLREIADDTKVSFRYLEALEEDNENRLPAPVFIKGFIRSYARYIGLDPDEALLRYHEYQKGPEPAVSHPASQKDSSNMDAKPVRGRSLWIWGFLILLLLGGLLYLGIRFWFHPEISPKDRFKVGFEEMFPATEQKNETSPTMTAGPEAEDGENLPVRELQSPAGTTPKASVGSVCGRFLPETRFPAKGPSRSSRHSPGCRGPDLAVRKCGWREGL; encoded by the coding sequence ATGGAAAAGAAGGAACAGCGGTTGTTGCGTAAGATTACGGAAGGTGCTTCAAAACCCTCTTTTGGAGAGTACCTGAAGCGGGAACGGGAACTGCGGGAGATCTCTCTGCGGGAGATCGCCGATGACACCAAGGTCAGTTTCCGATACCTGGAGGCACTGGAAGAGGATAACGAAAATCGTCTTCCCGCCCCGGTTTTTATCAAGGGGTTCATTCGCAGTTATGCCCGGTATATCGGTCTTGATCCTGATGAAGCGCTTCTTCGGTACCATGAGTATCAAAAAGGGCCGGAACCTGCCGTGTCGCATCCGGCTTCACAAAAGGATTCTTCCAATATGGATGCGAAGCCGGTCCGGGGCCGTTCTCTGTGGATCTGGGGTTTCCTGATCCTGCTGCTCCTCGGGGGGCTTCTCTATCTCGGGATTCGATTCTGGTTCCACCCGGAAATTTCGCCCAAAGACCGGTTCAAGGTCGGTTTTGAGGAGATGTTCCCTGCGACGGAGCAGAAAAACGAGACGTCTCCGACGATGACTGCGGGACCGGAGGCTGAAGATGGCGAGAATCTCCCGGTCAGGGAGTTGCAGTCCCCTGCCGGGACGACACCGAAGGCCTCGGTCGGTTCCGTCTGCGGCCGATTCCTCCCCGAAACCCGTTTCCCGGCAAAAGGCCCTTCCCGCTCCTCTCGTCATTCACCTGGTTGCCGGGGACCTGACCTGGCTGTCCGTAAATGTGGATGGAGAGAAGGACTATGA
- a CDS encoding DUF4115 domain-containing protein has protein sequence MDGEKDYDVTLRKGEDLQVSMVESMKLDIGNAGGLLIRYGDKTIGPFGRTGEVKKTSS, from the coding sequence GTGGATGGAGAGAAGGACTATGACGTCACGCTCCGGAAGGGGGAGGACCTTCAGGTTAGTATGGTTGAATCGATGAAACTGGATATCGGAAATGCAGGCGGTCTGCTGATCCGGTACGGGGACAAGACCATCGGTCCTTTCGGACGAACGGGAGAGGTGAAAAAAACGTCCTCCTGA
- a CDS encoding tetratricopeptide repeat protein produces the protein MCRKVIAVTLIVLFAATLPACMAYHTKKTKKKQIAATYYDLGIGYLGEENYQAALVQLRKAQALNPKDARIDNALGLVHFYTKRYREAEKSYRKALSIRPGYSEARMNLGTLFAGENRCPDAVKEFRKVLKDPYYGTPALALQNIGLCQQLMGQPEQAETSLKRALSLDPLLLSASFDLWKFYYRSNRMGEAIRVLTEALDRYTKMQRPEETNSDKQRKKDKDLANIHYGLGLSYFKNADGKNALEHFRAALNLSPDSTLKEDARKYIDLLE, from the coding sequence ATGTGCAGGAAGGTCATTGCCGTCACCCTCATCGTCCTGTTTGCCGCAACACTTCCCGCCTGCATGGCATATCATACAAAAAAAACGAAGAAAAAACAGATTGCCGCGACCTACTATGACCTGGGGATCGGGTATCTCGGTGAAGAGAACTACCAGGCGGCCCTGGTTCAGCTTCGGAAGGCACAGGCCCTGAATCCGAAGGATGCCCGGATTGACAATGCCCTGGGCCTGGTTCATTTTTATACGAAACGCTACCGGGAGGCGGAGAAGTCCTACCGGAAGGCCCTCTCGATCCGTCCGGGCTATTCGGAGGCGCGGATGAATCTGGGAACGCTGTTCGCCGGAGAGAATCGTTGTCCCGATGCCGTCAAAGAGTTCCGTAAGGTGCTGAAAGATCCTTATTACGGGACCCCGGCGCTGGCCCTGCAGAATATCGGTCTCTGTCAACAGTTGATGGGACAGCCGGAACAGGCGGAGACCTCGCTCAAAAGGGCTCTATCTCTTGATCCACTACTCCTCTCCGCCTCGTTTGATTTGTGGAAGTTTTACTATCGCTCCAACCGGATGGGAGAGGCGATCCGGGTGTTGACGGAGGCGCTGGATCGATATACAAAAATGCAGAGACCGGAGGAGACGAATTCGGATAAGCAGCGGAAAAAAGACAAAGATCTTGCAAATATTCATTACGGGCTGGGGCTTTCCTATTTCAAGAATGCAGATGGGAAAAATGCACTGGAGCATTTTCGTGCGGCCCTGAACCTGTCTCCCGACAGTACCCTGAAAGAGGATGCTCGTAAATATATTGACCTGCTGGAATAG